Proteins encoded within one genomic window of Akkermansiaceae bacterium:
- a CDS encoding polysaccharide deacetylase family protein, whose amino-acid sequence MSVKKLILLSLAALALPASAQTKRIAIIKADDVTSVNPKWERFFKLAAEHDVPVSAGVIAVSFEKQDEKYDEWLKKWEATGKVEFWNHGWDHKQWEEEGKKKSEFGGSGYEHQKNHLTKVQAASKEALGKPFNTFGSGFNAMDSDTARALNEIPELKMVFCYPGAKPTKEMKDKILLPMTLRGENDGTGKPNFAKFKEEYEKKKGDPNLTLAAVQFHPAAFSEDGFKDFAAIVDFLKAEGWTFMLPSAYAASLGK is encoded by the coding sequence ATGTCCGTAAAAAAACTCATCCTCCTTTCGCTCGCCGCCCTGGCGCTCCCCGCCAGCGCCCAGACCAAACGCATCGCCATCATCAAGGCCGATGACGTCACCAGCGTGAACCCGAAGTGGGAGCGCTTCTTCAAGCTGGCGGCGGAACACGATGTGCCGGTATCCGCCGGGGTGATCGCCGTTTCCTTCGAGAAGCAGGACGAGAAATACGACGAGTGGCTGAAGAAATGGGAAGCCACCGGCAAGGTGGAATTCTGGAACCACGGCTGGGACCACAAGCAATGGGAAGAAGAAGGGAAAAAGAAATCCGAGTTCGGCGGCTCCGGCTACGAGCACCAGAAGAACCACCTTACCAAGGTCCAGGCCGCTTCGAAGGAAGCGCTCGGCAAGCCGTTCAACACCTTCGGCAGCGGCTTCAATGCCATGGACTCCGACACCGCCAGGGCGCTCAACGAAATCCCGGAACTGAAGATGGTCTTCTGCTACCCCGGCGCGAAGCCGACCAAGGAGATGAAGGACAAGATCCTCCTGCCGATGACCCTGCGGGGCGAGAACGACGGCACCGGCAAGCCGAACTTCGCCAAGTTCAAGGAGGAGTATGAGAAGAAGAAGGGCGATCCCAACCTGACCCTGGCGGCGGTCCAGTTCCACCCCGCCGCGTTCAGCGAGGATGGCTTCAAGGACTTCGCCGCCATCGTCGATTTCCTGAAAGCGGAAGGCTGGACGTTCATGCTTCCTTCCGCCTACGCCGCGTCACTGGGGAAATGA
- a CDS encoding autotransporter-associated beta strand repeat-containing protein: MKPHRFPSFARVTSLFACVTALTPGFTSAALFYWDGSAADNSWANALNWSTALAPDTGSGVPASGDSVFFNATGVTGPLTVNLDGNQAVGGITTNSGNGFLTTIQGGVSAGDNYTLQLGSGGITHAIGGLTIGSATLGKVTVSLQDSQIWSSSAGAPDARAIFVLNDVSLGVSGSRTLTLTGSNTGSKIDGIISDGTAGGILALVKTHSTGAWTLNGANTYSGGTTLTAGTLNLNNATALGTGNFTITTGTINNTSGAAVTLTNNNTQTWNGNFTFSGTGTGANALNLGTGAVSLGTTAGTARTITVNGSTLTVGGVISNGTTANALIKAGTGALTLSGGNLYTGGTTLGAGTLNLNHATALGTGNFTITAGTINNTSGADIILTNNNTHTWDGNFTFTGTNSLNLGTGAVSLGTAAGTARTITVNGSTLTVGGVISNGTTANALIKAGTGALTLSGGNLYTGGTTLGAGTLNLNHATALGTGNFTITAGTINNTSGTDIILTNNNTQTWDGNFTFTGTNSLNLGTGAVSLGTAAGTARTVTVTANTLTVGGVISNGTTATGLIKTGTGTLVLSGASTYTGPTSISNGILSVASLNSVAGGAASSNLGAPITVSDGTINLGATTTAGQLLYTGGGETTDRVLNLAGTTGGATITHNGTGLLKFTSNLTATGNGSKTLTLQGTGDGEIAGIIANSTSNTGLAKSGAGTWTLSAANTYTGTTTVNEGILRLAGAGLLSTGHLAMNGGQLDLNGTNQTVTNFNGTAGATILNNAASTTSTLTIGNVNGTGSYAASLADGSGILALTKTGSGSITLSGANSYSGLTTVSGTAALIVGHNNALGTTASGTTVNDGARLTLADGVTVTGEALTITGQGGGNGALQVPANATGTWNGSITTTGTEARLGVQSGGHLIINGDINASARGIIIRTVGDASTAAAVFDSTLITLGGTYTGTDLILYQGVVKIGASERISDSTLITLGTTASTNIKQRFDLNGFNETVAGITVAGTAASATHEVTNSSATSSTLTLNSSGDNLLFSGIVTGNLAIDKMGSNTMTFSGANTYTGTTTVRAGTLAVSHAGGLGSTDGETVVNTGAALALSGGITITGETLTLNGTGVSSGGALRNTSGNNTWAGTVILGAGADPSSGSAARIRSDSGRLTISGVIQDGTTGNVGIRNTGSGTVAFSGENTYTGTTHIVVGALSVGSINSVSTNPTLGTVHSASSNLGAPTTIANGTIHLTTTAEAGELIYTGGGETTDRVINLAGTTANGGAILTQNGTGPLKFTSDLTATGESSKTLTLRGTGEGELAGAIVNNSATNITSISKSGAGTWVLSGVNTYTGGTSVNGGTLVVSGGINSSTSLSVDNGTFRLGANDVVADAATVTLGVGGILETNDFSDLLGALAIAGDSTINLTGTSVLQFADSSGSAWSGLLSISGWSGLEEGSGAERLIFGSSASGLTPDQLSRISFLNPEGFDPGSYGAAILGNGEVVPLIPEPSSALLAIASVCGLAFRRRRTA; encoded by the coding sequence ATGAAACCCCATCGCTTCCCCTCGTTCGCGCGGGTGACCTCCCTTTTTGCCTGCGTTACGGCCCTCACTCCAGGATTCACTTCCGCAGCCCTTTTTTATTGGGACGGGAGCGCGGCTGACAACAGTTGGGCGAACGCCCTGAACTGGTCCACCGCCCTCGCGCCGGATACCGGCTCCGGGGTTCCTGCAAGCGGAGACAGCGTGTTCTTCAACGCGACGGGCGTGACCGGGCCTCTGACGGTGAACCTCGATGGGAACCAAGCCGTCGGCGGAATCACCACGAATTCCGGAAACGGCTTCCTCACCACGATCCAGGGCGGGGTTTCCGCGGGGGACAACTACACGCTGCAACTGGGAAGCGGTGGGATCACGCACGCCATCGGAGGTCTGACGATCGGCTCCGCCACCTTGGGGAAGGTCACCGTCAGCCTGCAGGACTCACAGATTTGGAGCAGCTCTGCAGGCGCTCCGGACGCCCGGGCGATTTTCGTTCTGAATGATGTCAGCCTCGGGGTCAGCGGCTCCCGGACCCTGACCCTCACGGGCAGCAATACCGGCTCGAAGATCGATGGCATCATTTCCGACGGGACGGCGGGCGGCATCCTGGCCTTGGTGAAAACCCATTCCACGGGTGCCTGGACACTGAACGGAGCCAATACCTACAGCGGCGGCACCACACTGACAGCCGGCACCCTCAATCTCAACAACGCCACCGCCCTCGGCACGGGAAATTTCACCATCACCACCGGCACCATCAACAACACCAGCGGGGCCGCCGTCACCCTGACCAACAACAACACCCAGACCTGGAACGGGAATTTCACTTTCTCAGGCACCGGCACCGGGGCCAATGCCCTGAACCTGGGAACCGGTGCCGTCAGTCTCGGGACCACCGCCGGAACGGCGCGGACGATCACGGTCAACGGCAGCACCCTGACGGTGGGCGGCGTCATTTCCAATGGCACCACCGCGAATGCCCTCATCAAGGCGGGAACGGGTGCACTCACCCTTTCCGGAGGGAATCTTTACACCGGCGGCACGACCTTGGGTGCCGGCACACTCAACCTCAACCACGCCACGGCCCTGGGGACGGGAAATTTCACCATCACCGCAGGTACCATCAACAATACCAGCGGGGCGGATATCATCCTAACCAACAACAACACCCATACCTGGGATGGTAATTTCACCTTCACCGGGACCAACAGCCTGAATCTGGGTACGGGTGCGGTCAGCCTCGGAACCGCCGCGGGGACAGCCCGGACGATCACCGTCAACGGCAGCACCCTGACGGTGGGCGGCGTCATTTCCAATGGCACCACCGCGAATGCCCTCATCAAGGCGGGAACGGGTGCCCTCACCCTTTCCGGCGGGAATCTTTACACCGGCGGCACGACCCTGGGCGCCGGCACACTCAACCTCAACCACGCCACGGCCCTGGGGACGGGAAATTTCACCATCACCGCAGGTACCATCAACAATACCAGCGGGACGGATATCATCCTGACCAACAACAACACCCAGACCTGGGATGGTAATTTCACCTTCACCGGGACCAACAGCCTGAATCTGGGTACGGGTGCGGTCAGCCTCGGAACCGCCGCCGGAACAGCCCGCACGGTCACGGTCACCGCCAACACCCTGACAGTGGGCGGTGTCATTTCCAATGGCACCACGGCCACCGGCCTGATCAAAACCGGGACGGGCACTTTGGTCCTTTCCGGAGCCAGCACCTACACCGGACCGACATCCATCTCAAACGGCATCCTGAGTGTTGCCTCCCTCAACAGCGTGGCGGGCGGTGCCGCCAGCAGCAATCTCGGCGCCCCCATCACGGTGAGTGACGGCACGATCAACCTGGGCGCCACCACCACCGCCGGGCAACTGCTCTACACCGGCGGCGGGGAAACCACCGACCGCGTCCTCAACCTTGCAGGAACCACCGGCGGGGCGACCATCACCCACAACGGCACCGGCCTGCTGAAGTTCACCAGCAACCTCACCGCCACCGGCAATGGCAGCAAGACGCTGACCCTCCAGGGCACGGGCGATGGCGAAATCGCCGGGATCATCGCAAACAGCACCAGCAACACCGGCCTCGCCAAATCCGGCGCGGGCACCTGGACGCTTTCCGCGGCCAACACCTACACCGGCACGACGACGGTGAACGAGGGCATCCTACGTCTAGCCGGAGCCGGGCTGCTCAGCACCGGCCACCTTGCCATGAATGGAGGCCAGCTCGATCTCAATGGCACCAACCAGACCGTAACGAATTTCAACGGGACCGCCGGCGCCACCATCCTCAACAACGCCGCTTCCACCACCAGCACCCTCACCATCGGCAACGTGAACGGGACCGGAAGCTACGCGGCGAGCCTCGCGGATGGCTCCGGCATCCTGGCCCTCACCAAGACCGGTTCCGGCAGCATCACGCTTTCCGGGGCCAACAGCTACAGCGGCCTGACCACCGTGTCCGGCACGGCGGCCCTGATCGTGGGCCACAACAACGCGCTCGGAACCACGGCCAGCGGCACGACGGTGAACGACGGAGCACGGCTGACCCTCGCGGACGGCGTGACCGTGACCGGCGAGGCCCTGACCATCACCGGCCAGGGCGGAGGCAACGGCGCATTGCAGGTGCCAGCCAACGCCACCGGCACCTGGAACGGCTCCATCACCACCACAGGCACGGAAGCGCGCCTCGGCGTCCAGTCCGGCGGCCATCTGATCATCAACGGGGACATCAATGCCTCGGCCAGAGGCATCATCATCCGCACCGTGGGCGACGCCTCCACCGCGGCGGCCGTGTTTGACAGCACCCTCATCACTTTGGGAGGAACCTACACCGGCACGGATCTGATCCTCTACCAAGGCGTGGTGAAAATCGGTGCCTCGGAACGCATCTCGGACTCGACACTGATCACCCTCGGCACGACGGCTTCCACCAATATCAAGCAGCGTTTCGACCTCAACGGCTTTAACGAAACCGTCGCCGGCATCACCGTGGCCGGCACCGCCGCGAGCGCGACCCATGAAGTGACCAACAGTTCCGCGACGTCCAGCACCCTGACGCTGAACTCTTCCGGTGACAACCTGCTCTTTTCCGGGATCGTCACCGGAAATCTGGCGATCGATAAGATGGGGTCCAACACCATGACCTTCTCCGGCGCGAACACCTACACCGGCACCACCACCGTCAGGGCGGGCACCCTGGCCGTCTCCCATGCAGGGGGCCTCGGCTCCACCGACGGAGAAACAGTGGTCAATACCGGCGCCGCATTGGCACTTTCCGGCGGGATCACCATCACCGGCGAGACACTCACCCTCAACGGCACCGGGGTCAGCAGCGGTGGCGCCCTGCGCAACACCAGCGGTAACAACACCTGGGCCGGCACGGTCATCCTGGGTGCCGGTGCCGACCCCTCCAGCGGCAGCGCCGCCCGCATCAGGTCCGATTCGGGCAGGCTAACGATCAGCGGCGTCATCCAGGACGGCACGACCGGGAACGTCGGCATCCGCAACACGGGCAGCGGGACCGTCGCCTTCTCCGGGGAAAACACCTACACCGGCACGACCCACATCGTCGTCGGTGCCCTCAGCGTCGGTTCCATCAACAGCGTCTCGACCAATCCCACGCTCGGCACCGTCCATTCCGCATCGAGCAATCTCGGCGCGCCCACCACCATCGCCAACGGCACCATCCACCTCACCACCACCGCCGAGGCCGGGGAACTGATCTACACCGGCGGCGGGGAAACCACGGACCGCGTCATCAACCTCGCCGGGACGACCGCCAACGGAGGTGCCATCCTCACCCAGAACGGCACCGGCCCGCTCAAGTTCACCAGCGACCTCACCGCCACCGGGGAGAGCAGCAAAACACTGACCCTCCGGGGCACCGGCGAGGGCGAACTGGCCGGGGCCATCGTCAACAACTCCGCCACCAACATCACTTCCATCTCCAAAAGCGGTGCCGGCACCTGGGTTCTTTCCGGGGTGAATACCTATACCGGCGGCACCTCCGTCAACGGCGGCACCCTGGTCGTTTCCGGTGGCATCAATTCCTCCACCAGCCTGAGCGTGGACAACGGCACCTTCCGCCTGGGTGCGAACGATGTGGTCGCCGATGCCGCCACTGTGACGCTCGGTGTCGGCGGGATCCTTGAAACGAATGATTTCAGCGATCTGCTCGGAGCGCTCGCCATCGCCGGAGATTCCACGATCAACCTCACCGGGACCAGTGTCCTCCAATTCGCCGATTCCAGTGGCAGCGCCTGGTCCGGCCTCCTCAGCATCAGCGGTTGGTCCGGCCTGGAGGAAGGCTCGGGCGCGGAGCGCCTGATCTTCGGCTCCAGCGCCTCCGGCCTGACTCCGGACCAGCTTTCGCGTATTTCCTTCCTCAACCCGGAGGGCTTCGATCCCGGATCCTACGGAGCGGC